A single Lolium perenne isolate Kyuss_39 chromosome 6, Kyuss_2.0, whole genome shotgun sequence DNA region contains:
- the LOC139832306 gene encoding uncharacterized protein: MDKENANPIVHGAVGSKRDASLFDAVPSTDVAAVPSTDVAAASAGASEAAAAGRGQIPPGWDPYEPVPYVPPPNRYDTSIEDPWNELSGSDVGSDDEHHDVKTRQVLRRLQVGQYVSYLDVAKGVYRCPFCTRRLGGIDFSCVLTHAENIGHTNPKVSQLC; this comes from the exons atggacaaggagaatgccaatcccatcgtccacggcgccgtcggctccaagcgcgacgcctccctcttcgacgccgtcccctcaacggacgtcgccgccgtcccctcaacggacgtcgccgccgcctccgccggtgcatcggaggctgctgccgccggtcgcggtcagatcccaccgggatgggacccctacgagccggtgccgtacgtcccgcccccgaaccgctacgacacctccatagaggacccatggaacgag ctgtctggcagcgacgtcggcagcgacgacgagcaccatgacgtcaagactcgccaggtgctgcggaggctgcaggtcggccagtatgtctcctacctcgacgtcgccaagggtgtctacaggtgccccttctgcactaggaggctcggcggcatcgACTTCagctgcgtcctcacgcatgccgagaacatcggccacaccaaccccaag